Genomic segment of Iocasia fonsfrigidae:
GAGTGAAAATATCATCGCAAATGCTGTAAGGATAGGTAGGTTAGAGATGATAAGATAATTGAAGGGTACAAACAATACTGCTATTAAAAGATATTCAGATATAAAGTTAATTATGCTAAAAGTTTTAAACTTACCCCAAACAATCCCCAAAATAGCAATTATAATTAATAAAAGTTGTAACAAAATAAATCCTTTGATAAATACAGGCCGAAATTTAGAAATCAGAGTAATCCTTTTATTTAAGAGTTTTAATTCAGACCAGCTAAATTTGCCTGGGTAAGAAATTATTTTCATCTCCTGTTTAATACCATTAGTCAACATAAAGATTGACAGCAGGTCAGTAATCCTGATAACCCCTTTTCTACGGGTTGTTGATGTTGATAAATAACCTGGACAGATATTTCTCCCTGCCAGCAGGAGCCAACTCAATCTGGCACCCTGCCTGATCATCTTATCAGGGGGGGTAGGTACTATTATTCCTATCTGAGTTTCAGTCAGATCAAGTTGTGTTAATAAAAACCCCAGAAAGCTATCAACCCTTTCCAGAGCCTTTTGTTTCTCAAAGTTAATCATATCAACTGGCAGCTGCCCTCTGAACTCCTCTATCCTGCTTAGATCCCCGGTTTCAATTACCAAAGCATCAACTAAACTGGTATACTGATAATAACGCTTTTTTATAGCCTGCCAGTTTGTCTGGTATCCCCAGGGATATTTGCTTAATTCCAGGCTTGTTAATAAATCCTTACCAACATCACCCCGGGGGATATAACCATTTTCATCCATAAGCATGGCAACTACTGTTCTCTTTTCATTCCAGTATGTATCACTATTACCCAGTACAGCTATTTTAAGGTCATTTTCTCGGGCAATTTTTCCCCATAAACCAATTTCCGGGTTATAGTTATTCCCCTTATTATCTTCTTTAATTAAGGAAATTTGATTATTCAAGACAGCAGAACCAATATTTCTTCCCGTTTGAGAATATTTACTTTCCAGACATTTTTTTCCGGCGCCAGCAGATAAATAGGCACTTTCAGTTTGCAAACGTCCTGCTGTCCGGACATTCATTAAACTAAAAGCACCTTTTTTTTGTAAATAATCTATATTTGGTGTTTTAGCAGAGTTGAGCTCATCCAGGCTCAATTTATCGGTAATAAGCCAGATTACCTGTGGTTGTTCTGCCCCCTGAGCAATGCCTGGTAGGAGAAAAAGTGTTAAGGCAGAGAGAAAAAACAGTAATCTCTTCATTCCTGTCCTTACTCCTTCTTTTTCCTTAAGTATACCATAAAAAGGCCAATCCTATTCCAGGTATTACAATAATTCCTGGAGGTAATTCCTTAAAAGTTCTTCTATGATATCATCTCTTTCAATTGTCCTGACCATAGTCCTGGCATCATTATAACTGGTGATATATGCAGGGTCACCAGATAGCAAATAACCAACAATCTGATTGATAGGATTATACCCCTTATTCTCCAATGCCTTATAAACCTTTTTTATTACATAGCCCGTTTCACTTAACTCTTCTTTGTTTAATTTAAACCTCATTGTCTTATCATTAAGATTATCTTCAGGCATCAAATCACTTCCTTTTTTAAGCCAGCCAGGCTTTAACTTTTCCTAAATTAATTATTATGTTATTTATAATATTCTTTGTTACCCTGCTAATTCCTCTTTAATTTACTTATTTTCAATTATTTTTTTTGCCTCGGCTAAAGCCTCTGGAATCTTTTCAACCTTTTGTCCACCTGCCTGAGCCATATCCGGGCGGCCGCCTCCACCTCCACCTGCTATCCTGGCAACCTGGCCAATAAGTTTCCCAGCATGATAACCCTTACTGAGCAGGTCTTCACTAACTGAAGCTACAAAAATAACCTTCTGGCCCAGGTCAGAAGCAAGGACAATTACCCCTGAACCCATCCTGGAATTTAACTGGTCAGATAATTTACGTAAACCCTCATTATCAATACCTTTTAATCCAGCAGTGAGCAAGGAAATACCATTAATTTCTTGTATATTATTTAACAGATCATCTACTTTCAAATTTGCTAATCTATCTTTCATTGACTTCACTTCATTTTCAAGTTCTTTCTGCTGATTTAACAGTGCTTTAACCCTCTCTAAAAGCCTGGACCGGTCAGTTTTCAGTAAAGAAGCAGTCTCAGCTATTAATTCCCTTTCTTTATTGACATAATTAATTACCTCCATACCTGTCACCGCTTCAATTCTTCTA
This window contains:
- a CDS encoding IreB family regulatory phosphoprotein translates to MPEDNLNDKTMRFKLNKEELSETGYVIKKVYKALENKGYNPINQIVGYLLSGDPAYITSYNDARTMVRTIERDDIIEELLRNYLQELL